Within Methyloterricola oryzae, the genomic segment GGAGCGGATTTCCAAGGCGCTCGGGCGAGCCGTCAATCTGCGCAGCGCCGCCCCGGCGCAGGCCAAGCTGGAACAGTTCTGGCCTGAATACGAAGGACAGAACAACGAGATCAGTCAGGAACCAGTAGCCGGCGATGCCCCGGCGGGCACCTTCTTCGATTACGCCATGGTGCACCTCATCACCACCAGCAGCCTGCAGCAGCTCGCAAGCCTGCACCCGGCGGGCCGCATCGAAGTGCGCCGGTTCCGGCCCAATCTGGTCGTGGACACTGCCGGACAGGAAGGCTTTGTGGAAAACGCCTGGGTCGGACGCACGCTGCGCATCGGCGACTCGGTGCGCCTGCAGATCACCGACCCCTGCCCCCGTTGCGTCATGCCCACCCTGGCTCAGGGCGATCTGCCCAAGGATCCGCTGATCTTCCGCGAGGCCATCGCCAAGAACAACGTCACCGTGCCCTTCGCAGGCAAGGCCTTGCCCAGCGTCGGCGTCTACGCGCGCGTGCTGTCGGGCGGCACCGTCAGGCGCGGCGATGCGGCCGTGCTGGAGTAACCGATCACCTGGGTTGTTGCCGGCCGCAGAAGGCCGGCTTGGCTGAGTCGTGCCAGCATCAGTATCAGTCGATCCTCAGAGTTCCACTTCCTGCCCAACTTTGGGGGCCGCCGCGCTTCCCTTCCCTTGCCCGGAGGTATTCATCGCTCTTTGCCGGAAGGCGTCCATGAAGTCCACCAGGCTTTCCACCGCCGGCAGTTCCAGTCCGTTGTAGATGGAGGCCCTGATTCCCCCAATGCTGCGATGCCCCTTGAGCCCCGAGAAACCGGCAGCCTCGGCCGCTTCGAGAAATTGCGCTTCCAGCTGCGGCGTCCGCAGGTTGAACACCACGTTCATCCTGGAACGGTCGGGCACGGCGGCGCGCCCGATGTAGAAGCCGTCGCTGTCGTCCAGCGCCTGATACAACCGGTTCGCCTTGCGGGTGTTAATCGCATCCATGTTGGCCAGGCCGCCAATTTCCTCCAGCAGCCAACGCGTGACCAGCAGCACGACATACATGGCGAAGACCGGAGGCGTGTTGTAGATGGAGTGAGCAGCTTTCTGGGTGTGGTAATTGAGGAAACTGGGCAGATGATCCGGCATGCCCTTGAGCACTTCGTCCTTGACGATGACGACGGTCACGCCGGCGGGCCCGATGTTCTTTTGCGCATGAGCGTAGATCATCGCGAAACGCTGGTAATCGGCGGGAAACGACAGGAAGTCCGACGACATGTCACACACCCGGGGCACCTCATCTCGGCCGAGAATGCGGCGGAATTGCAGGCCTTCCACGGTTTCGTTGGAGACATAGTGCAGATAGGGCGCCTCCGGCGAAAACACCATCTCCTCGTCCCTTGGCAGGCGGCGGAAACCGTCGGCCGCGCCATCCCATACGACGCGCACCGGCCCCTCGCGCCGCGCTTCCGGCAAGGCCTTGCCGCTCCAGTAGCCGGTCAGCACATAGTCCGCAGGCGAGGTCTTGCCGGCCAGCAGATTCATGGCCAGCATCGAGAACTGCTGCGTTGCGCCCCCTTGCAGGAACAGCACATGGTAGTCGTCGGACAACCCCATCAGGCGGCGCACATTGCCCTCGAGTTCGGCCACCACGCCGGCGAACCAATCGGATCGATGACTGATGCCGAGGATCGACAAGCCCACGCCGGGCACCGCCAGCATGGCTTCCTGCAACTGCTGCAGCACGGTCTCCGGCAACGCGCCCGGCCCGCCGGAGAAGTTCGTTTGATTCGGAGTGAGCATGGGTCTTTTACGGTTTGCGAAGGTGACCATCAGCCTGCGGCGCGCTCGCCGGCGGGCAGTTGGTAGAGAAAGTCCTCGAAGGCGTTCTGGAACTTGCGCATGTGGACCTGCTTGAAGGGGAACAGGGTTTCCGAGTCCATGGCGTGCACCACCATGATGTGGTCGATTTCGAAGATCAGCAGATCGCCGCCACGAGTCTCCGCACAATCGATGCATACATAGTCCAGCCCGAAGCGCTCGTAAACCGTCTGCAAGGCGGCGCCATGCCGTTGCACGAAGGTATCGAAGCCTTCCATGAAGCGCAATTCTTCCGAGCGCTTGGCCGCATCCTCATACATGCCGGCATTGACGTAATGAATCATCCAATGGCTGGAGATGCCCATGTGACAGGCGAACGGGCGGCCGCGCAACAATGCGACGCGGAATTTGCGAAATAGGCCATCGGTCCCGCTGTAGTCAATGAAGCGCGCGATGAAGAACTCCGGCTCTGCCACCACCTCGTCCAGATAAGAGGCGATCTCTCCAGGCCTCGCGATCCTCGCAAGGTCGCGTCCCGCCTGGGAACCCACGGGCCTTAGGATGACAGGAAAGCGACAGTCGGGAAACAAGCTCTCCAGGCGGACCTCTCCCTGCATGATGGAATGCAGGGCTTCTCGGGTCAGCCTATGCGTCAAGGGCAGCGTCAGTCCGTCGATGCCCTGCAGCAACTCGCTGGCGCGCCCGCGGTCGGTATTGGGTATGAACTGGGGACGATTGATTACTGGCTTCGGCCAGCAATCCAGCAGCGGTTGCAAAGCCTTGAGAATCCGCCCGTTGTCGCGCTTGTCGGAAATGGCGACGATAACCGCATCATGCTCCGGCATGGGCTCTGGCAGAGGATCCTGCGCGGAGGCGTAATAGCAGATCAGTTCCACGTCGCTGTTTTCCAGCAGGCAGTCCAGCGGCGTATTTTCCGCCAGATCGCCCGGCGCCATGAGCATCAGCAGCCGGAACCGAACGGGCTGCCGCGCCGCCTCGATGGTGTAGAGCCGCTGCATCGCCAGCGCCTGCTCCTGGATGGACAAGGCCAGGTCGCGCAGCCCTAGCGCAAAAAAGGCGGTCGCCAGATTCATCCAGCAATGGGCGTTACCGCGTTGCTGGTTGGCCTGTATCAGCAGGCGCTGGGCGGCCGCGCGCAGATCGTCCCCGGCGATGCTCATGCGCAGGAAAGGCGCAAGACCCAGGAAGGGCGCTATTTCCGGCTCGGCGAGTTCGCGGAGGAAAGCATCCATGAAGGCCCGTTTCTCCCGCGCGCGCGGCGCATCCCAGAAGCTCTCGGACCTGAATGCCACGACCCCGTTCTGAATGATGTCCACCTGCAATGGTTTCCCCATCAGCACCGCATGAACATAGCTGGCGAAACACTCGGCGAAGTCGTCATAGACATTGGTGGCCGCGTACAGGGTCGGAAACGCGGTTTCTTCCAAGGCCTGATAGATCTTCAGCATCGCGCTTCCGGGCAGCCGCGGCGTACCGTAAAAGGAAGCCTGCGCACGCCCGGGGAAGTCCTTCCCATCCTTTGGCACCAGGCTTCCCTCCGGCCCCTTCGTCCAGCTTAGGGGCAGGAAGCGGTAGGCGTCCGGCTCCGCGAATTCGCTGGCCGGCAGCCACCAGTCCGGCATCAGGTTCCGTCCGGTCGCCAGCACATGGCCAAACTCGTGCAGAAGCAGGAATTGCAGGGCCGCCGCACGGCTGTCCCATTCTGGCGCAGCCAGGCGCGCCTTCAACCCGAACCCCGGTTCGTCGCGAAACGGCGAGTTCTCCTTCCAGGTGCACCAGTCGTTGGCGCGGCGATCCTTGAGGGCCTCTACATCGATGGCCACCACACACCCAATCAGCGTGCCGTCGCCCAGCGTCACGGCATCGGTGATGGCCGAGGAACCTATCCCGGAAACGAAGAACACGCCCAGCAGGCAGGACTCCAGCGCGGCTTTGACCTGATCCGGCATGCCCGCGATGGCGCCGTGCACGTCATCCATGAAGTCGTCCGGGGCTACCATGGCAACAGGTACCGCTTCAGCCCCCTGGGCCGCCTGATACTCCGCCAGAAACTCGACCAGGGCGTCCGGTGCCGGAGCCAGGCGATGCTCCACGGGCCGGTCGAAGAATCGCATCCAGGGATTTGGATCACTCGTAGAAATCACAGCGGGAACCTTGAGATAGATGGAAGGCGCCAGACGCGGCGCAGTTCCCGAAAAGCTTAGCAGTTCAGAGGGAGAGCCTGGGAAAACCGGGGCCAGGAACAGCGCGAGCTTGCCAGGCGGAATGTCCCCGAGGCAAACAATGGCATTGTGCCGCAGCTGCTCCTTGTAACTGATCTGTAACACCGGCTGCCGCATCCTTTAATCCGCCTCGCGAACCATCGGCGCGGCGCATGAGTGAGTTCCAAGGCTTTCAGACTGCCATCCGGCAAACCCCACTTGTTACACACCCGGTGTTTTAGTTTTCGATCATAAGGAGTAGAGCATGATCCCCAAGAGCAGCAATCCTGTGAACCTTACGTGGGCGGCGATCATAGCCGTCCTGCTGTCATCCATTTTCACCTGCGCCCAGGCCCAGAGGGCCTTCAACGACGCGGGCGAAGCCGAATCTTTGTTCGTCCCGCCGGGAGCCGAGGATCCAAGCAGCGGCATTGCGCCCACGACCGACGTCCCCCACATCAACGAGTTCTTTCAAAACATCGCCACCAACGGCAACGGACGCACCTGCGAGACCTGCCACCTGGAGAATCAGGGCTGGTCGATCCTGACCGACCGGCTTCAAGCCCTGTTCGACGCCAAGGGCGGCGACACACCTGGTTCAGTCGGCGAGGAGGCGATCTTCCGGCCCATCGACGCCGCCACGAAACCGACAGCTCAGGTCGCCACACGGGAGCAGCGGTTGCAGGCTTATGGGCTGCTTCTTGAGCGAGGAGTCATTCGCATCGCTCTACAGGTGCCCTCCAACTCCGAATTTGCAGTGGAGATGGTCGATAGCCCGGCAGGATTTGACAAATTCGATCCTACGGCCGCATTACCAGTTCTGTCGTTATTCCGCCGCCCGTTGCCCACAACCAACCTGAAATTCGTGACGGTGGTCAACTGGGACGGCCGCAACGCGCCCCGGCAATTGTCTGCCCCGGTTCGCGCGATTCCTGACGGACTGAAAAATCAGGCCAATGGCGCCACCCGTAACCACGCGCAGTCGGATCAGAACTTCCCGCTCACAGATCCAGTGCGGACAAGCATCGCGGATTTCGAGGCCCGGCTGTTCACCGCCCAAACGGTCCATTGGCAGGCAGGCCCACTGGATGCGAATGGAGCATTGGGCGGGCCGTTTAACCTCGCGGCAGGAACCCTGGAGAATCGTGATGGCTTCCATCTCTTTGATGCCTGGACGGGCTTGCCCGGCGCGCAAGGCGATATCGCCGACGGGCAACGGATCTTCAACAGCAAGCGCTTCACCGTCAACCTGCCGGACGGGCGCGGGCGGGTGCGCGGCAGCTGCGCCACCTGCCACAACAATCCCAACGTGGGCAACTCGCGCAGCACGGATCCCAGCTTCTTTTACGATGTGGGCATCAGCGCCGCGAACCGGCGCAGTTCTGATGTGCCTTTGATTACCCTGCGGCGCATCGGCTCGGAAGAGACCCTGCGTACCACCGACCCGGGCCGCGGTCTCATCAGCGGACGCTGGGCAGACCTCAATCGCTTCAAGGTGCCCAGCCTGCGGGGCCTCGCCTCCCATCCGCCCTACTTCCACGACGGCTCGGCGGAAACCATCGCCGGCGTGGTCGATCACTACAAGAACTTCTTCGGGATCGATCTGAGCGGGGGCGAAAGAGAAAACTTGATCAAGTTCCTGGAATCCCTCTGAGCATATTCAGAGCCCTATCTGCAAAGCGCATCGGGGCGGGATCAGAAGCCGCCCCGAAATCCCGCCAGCACCGTCGCGCCGCGGTAGGTGAAACTGTACAACTCCTCCGTGCGGTCGTCGGCCAGATTCTCGCCTCGCACGTAAAGCTGCCATTGGGGTGAATAGTGGTACGCCAGTTGGGCGTTGATGCGAACCGCCTCGTCGATGTGAATCTGGTGCGCCTGGTCCTGGTAATTGCCGCTACGGTAAACCGTCTCCACCCACAGACTCAGCGGCGTCTCCGGAATGCGCCACTGCCCGTAGACCCGCCCCTGATGTTGTGGCTGGCGTACCAGTTCTTCCCCGGTGTCCAGGTCTTCGCTGTGGGTATAGGTGTAGTTGATCCCTGTCATCAGGCCATAGCCCCAGGTGGTTTCGCCTTCCACTTCGAATCCCCATAGCTGGGCACGCGGAACGTTGATATTGGTCAGCAGCAGCGGCGAGGTCGGCGCGAAGGCCACCCGGATCAGGTCGCGATAGTCGGCATAATAGCCCGTCACCGAAAGGCGTTGTGTCGATGTCGGCAGCCAGTCCACCCCGGTCTCGGCGCTCCACCCCTGTTCAGGCCGCAGGTTGCGGTTGCCGAAAACGGGCTCGAAGTACCATTCCTTAAGCGTCGGCGGACGGTAGCCATGACCGCCGGAAGCCCTCACCTGCAGGGTATCCAACACCCAACCGTTAAGCCCCGCATAGAAGGTCGGATTGGTTTCGAAATCGCTGTAATGATCGAGCGTCGTGCCCAGCAAGCCGCTCCATCTTCCCCACTGCCCCCTGAGTTCGGTCAAACCCGAAAGCGTGTTGCGCTCCCCGCCCAACTGGAACGCGGGAGTCAGTGAGGCATTGTCGCCTTCCTCATAGCGGGCTTCTCCACCCCACACGAAATGCAAGGCGGGCATTGAGCCATCACCGTCGCCGCCAAATAGGGGGTGGGTATTGGTCCAGCGGGACATCAGGAGGTGCTGATCGAACCCAAAGGGCGTACCTCGGGAATGCCCGTTCTGACGGTTGCGGGTAAAGCCCAATTGCAGGCTGGAGGTCCAGGCTTGGCTGATATCGGCGGAGGCCGTCGTCTGGGCCACCCAGTTTTCCGTGTAGGAATCGGAGTTTGGGTCGTCCATCAGCCCCACCTGCAAAGCCGGTGTCAAACCCGAGGCGTCTCCGTCGGCGCGCGAGGCACCGTAGAGCAAGGTGCCGTTCAGTTTGAATTCGCCCGATGGCTGTGCATGAAATCGGCCCAAGACCTGGTGTTGCCAGAAATTATCCCGTTCGCGGTTTCCATTGGCCGGATCAGCGGTGCTGGGGCCATCCCACATATCATCGCGGCTGGCTGTCAGCGTCCCTCGCATTCCCTCGCCCGCCCAACTGCCACCCAAGGTTTCCGACAACGTGCCATAACTGCCGCCTTCCAGATGCCCGAACACGCCCGTTTCCTTGCGGTCCCGGCTGTTCAGGCGAATCACGCCGCCCAGCGCTCGGCTGCCGTAGCGCGGCGCCATGGCTCCCCGTACGACGTCGACTTGCTCTATTGAGTCCGCCGGGAACCCCGTGAGATTGAAGGCGCCGGGAGTTGAGCTGTAGAGGGGTACACCATCCAGGGATATCTGCCCCAGACCTGCGCTCGCACCGCGCAGCGACAAGCCGCTGAGAGCAGTGCGTGTATTGGATGACTGCAAAGTCACCCCGGGCAAGCCCTGAAACACGCCGTTCAAATCCCGCTCCTCGGAGCGTTCAATGGCCTCCCTATCCTGAATCGTGCGGGTGACAGCGCCTTCCGCCGGCCCGCCTTCCGAGGCTTCTCCCACAATCCGAACAACGGGCAGCGTCGCCTCCGCCGCCAATACAACTGCCGTCGCTTGCACCGCGAGCAGCGCCACCCATATCGCCCGACATCCCAAGATTTTCCCCCTTGCTCGACGGGCTACGTTGGCCGCGAGCTTTGTAATTTGTTACGCCGAATAGGGTTAATTCCGTGAAAGGCGCGCAAAGTTCAATCGACAAAGGCTCATGGAGAATAAATTTCCTATCCGGTGCATGGGCCAAATTCATGTGGTAATTTCACCTATAGCGAAAAGAAATGGCTGGTGCCCAAGCACCAAAAGGAATTTCAGGTGGACAACAAAAACAAACCACCGCGCATCGCCAAGCTCACCAGGCCGGTGAATCGGAGCACCGTTGCGCGCCCCCGCCTTTTCGACGTCATGGACGCCGCCGAGCACGCGCGCGTGATCTGGATCCAGGGCCCGCCCGGCGCGGGTAAGACCCTTCTCGCCAGCAGCTATTCCGAATCCCGCTTGGTGGACACCCTGTGGCTGCAGATCGATGCCGGCGACACCGATATCGCCACCTTCTTCCATTACCTCGGGCTCGCAGGCCATCGCCAAGGGAAGCCCCTTCCAGCCCTGACGCCCGAGTATCTGCTTGGACTGGCGATCTTTTCCCGCCGCTTCATGGAAGTGTTGTGCGAGAGCCTGGAAACCCCGGCCATGCTGGTGTTGGACAACTATGAGCACCTGCCGCCAGAGGCGCCGCTGCACCACCTGATGCCCGTGCTGGCGGAATCGCTACCCCCCGGCGTTCGCCTTGCCGTGACCAGCCGGGACGAGCCTCCGCCGAGTCTGGCTCGGCTGCGAGTGCATGGCACCATGCTATGTCTGGACGGCTCCGATCTTGCCCTGACCTTGACTGAAATCGAGAACCTGGCCAGCCGTACCTGCCAGCCCGTTCCCGACCACCACACCCTGGCCATGCTGCACGCGCAAACCCAAGGCTGGATGGCAGGGGTGGTGCTGATGCTGGCCCAGGGCGCCAAACTGCCTGCTGCGTCGCCCTCGCAGATCCTGTTCGACTACTTCGCGGGAGAGTTTTTCGCGGACCTTCCGGAAGCCATAGGCGATGCCTTCATGCGCACCGCCCTCATGCCGACCCTGACCGGGGAGCAGGCGGCCACACTCAGCGGCGAAACGGCCATCGTGGAGGCACTGGCGGATCTGCAGCGGCGCAATTATTTCATCACCGAACGCAACGAAACGCCGCCGGTGTTCGAATATCACCCCCTCTTCCGGAGTTTCCTGCAGGCGCGGGCCATCAAGCGCTTCGATCCCGAGGAATGGCAGACCGTGCAACGCCAAACCGCGGCACTGTTGGGTGAATCCGGACTGATCGACGATGCCGTGCGACTCTACGCGGACGCAGGCGCCTTTAACGAAATGGCCCATCTGTTGGTGCGGATCGCACCCCAGTGGCTCGCGCAGGGCCGCCACCAAACCCTCGTGCAATACCTGCGTCAGCTGCCGGAAGACATACGCGAAACATCGCCCTGGCTGGCGTTCTGGATGGGCCTCGGCCTGCTGCCACTGGATTCCCACAGCGCCCGCCTGCAATTTGAAGCAGCCTACGAGCGATTCAAACCGCTGGCTGATAGCACGGGGCTCTACTCCAGTTGGGCTGGCATCATGCAGGCCCTGTTCCTGGCCATGGGCGACCGCGCCCCGGCCAAGCGCTGGATCGCGGAAATGGAATGGTTGCGCGATGCCTATCCCGAGTTCCCATCGCCCGAGATCGAACTGCGCGTCTACAGCGGCTATGCCATCATGCAATGGATAGATCCGCTCCACCCACTGATCCTCAAGGCCTCGGAACGCATCAAGGATCTGGTCGAAAACGAAAGCGCCCTGCTGTCGCAAACCTGGGCGGCCAGTCATGTCGCCGGCATGTTGTGTTGGCTGGGCCATTCCGCCCGCGCGGTGCGCCTTCTGGAACGGCTTGCGCCCTTTGTGCCCGGGGACGCTCCGCCCACCATGCGCATCAATTACCTCTACGTCTGCGCCTCGGTGCTGCCCATACACGGCGCCGCGCAGAAGGCGCTGGCAACCACGCGGGAGGCTTTGGACCTGGCGCAGGAAACCGGCATCCTCGCCTTCAATGGACCGCTCCTGGTTCAACGCGCCGTGTCCGCCCTGGTTGCTGGTGAGGTGGATGTCGCAGAGGAAACCCTGGCGCGCTTCATTGGTAGTATCCCGCCCCCCACGCCGCCGGTCATTCGCGCCCTTCACGATTATCTGATGGCCCTGAGCTTCGCGCAGAGGGGCAGCCTGGAACATGCGGGCGAACTCATCGCACAAGCCTCCGAGGCGTTCCGCAGCCTCAACGCCATGCTATGCCACCAGATCTGCACCGTCTTTCTCGCCTGGTTCCAGGCGCTGCGGGGCCTGCATGAAGACGCGCGGCGCAGCTTGTCGAACGCCAAGTCGATATTTGGCGGTGTGGTCAACCCAGTCATCTACGCGTGCATCGCCATGGCCGAGGCCTACATCGCCTACGAAACGAAGGACGAAGGCCTGGGCGATCAAATGCTGGCGCGGGCACTGGCCATTGCCCGAAGCACCGACTCCATTCCCTGGGGCCTGCTCGGCCCGGCGCGCACCGCGCCGCTCTACTTGCGGGCTTTGACCCACGGTCTCGAGGCTGACTGCGCGCGAAGCCTGGTACGTCGGGTGCCCGTAAGTCCACCGGAGAATTGCGGCAACGACTGGCCATGGCCGGTAAAGATTTACGCCCTCGACGGTTTCCGCATCCAACTGGACGAGCGATTGCTGGAAGAATCCGGAAAGTCGCAGCGCAAGCCCATGGAACTCCTCATGTGGCTGCTCAGCCAGAACAGTCGCGACGCAGCTGCCGAACACGCCTCGGACGCCCTCTGGCCGGATGCAGATGGCGACCTGGCGGTGCGATCTCTCAACACCACCCTGCACCGCCTGCGCAAACTGCTGGACTGCCCAGACGCCATCAGCATGCGCGACAACCGCATTCGCCTTGAGCGACGGCAGATCTGGGCCGATCTGTGGCAGTTCGAGAGCTTGTTGGAACAGGCGTCTTCCGCGGCCCGCGGCAGCGATGCGGAAGGCGCGGCGGACCTTCGCGCCCGCGCCCTTCCACTGTACCAAGCCGATTTTCTGCAGCATGTGAACACGCCCTGGGCAGCCGTGCGCCGGGAACGCCTGCGCAACGAATTCCAGCAACACCTATGTGCCCTGGCGCAGCATCTGGATGAGCAAGGACGCTGCGAGGACGCCTGTGGATGGTACCTGCGAGGCCTGGCCGTGGACGACACCGCGGAAGTTTTCTACCACGGCTGCATCAGCCTGTACCTCCGCCACCAGCGCCATCCCGAGGCCCGGGCGGTTTATGAGCGGTGTCTGACAGTGTTTCAAGCCCTGCGCGACTCCGCCCCTCCGGCCAGTCTTCAAATCCTTTCAAGACAATTAGCTGTGGGCTGACGGCTCGGACGCACACCCAAAAAAGCCGCTTTCACTCCCCCACCTACCAAGCCAACCAATCCCGCCAGGATTTGCACCCAATCAAAATTACAGCAATACCATGGGAACGTCGGAAGCGACGCCCCATGTGGCGGCAGTCCTTGCCTTGATTGCCAGCAAACACCCAGAGCTTCGGCGGCAGCCGGATGAACTGTACGAAGAATTGAAAGAGAGTGCCCGCAAGCTGACCGGCAACACCACACCCCCGCTAAGCGCGACCGACCTGACGGAAGGTGACAGGACTGGCGTTCCCTGTATTGGCATACTAAATAATCCGAAAAGACCGCCCGCCCCAGGCTATTGCCATCTTGGCAGCGACCCGATTCCCGACAGCGAGGCTTACGGACATGGTTTGATCGACGCGGGCAAAGCTCTTAACTAAACAGCAACTCATCGGGGTACGGGCCTTCTGCCGTACCCCGTGACCCGGTCAAATCCGCGCAAGACCATCGGCGCTTTTCGAATTACCCCGCCCAGCCTCCCGCCGCGACGGCGCAGCGGTTGGCGGCTGTCTGCAAGGCGTCCGCGCAGTTCTCATTGCCACAGCCGGCTTCCTGGGCGGCGCTGCATTTCAGATGCCCGGGCCTTGGCAGCTTGCG encodes:
- a CDS encoding MOSC domain-containing protein, giving the protein MTHSATLATAWRYPVKSMLGEELNAAAIGPTGLIGDRAYALVDRETGAVVSAKNPKKWPDIFACRASYLDNVGSGALPAIHITLPDGSSVRSDLPDSEERISKALGRAVNLRSAAPAQAKLEQFWPEYEGQNNEISQEPVAGDAPAGTFFDYAMVHLITTSSLQQLASLHPAGRIEVRRFRPNLVVDTAGQEGFVENAWVGRTLRIGDSVRLQITDPCPRCVMPTLAQGDLPKDPLIFREAIAKNNVTVPFAGKALPSVGVYARVLSGGTVRRGDAAVLE
- a CDS encoding S8 family serine peptidase translates to MPPGFAPNQNYSNTMGTSEATPHVAAVLALIASKHPELRRQPDELYEELKESARKLTGNTTPPLSATDLTEGDRTGVPCIGILNNPKRPPAPGYCHLGSDPIPDSEAYGHGLIDAGKALN
- a CDS encoding TonB-dependent receptor plug domain-containing protein; this translates as MALLAVQATAVVLAAEATLPVVRIVGEASEGGPAEGAVTRTIQDREAIERSEERDLNGVFQGLPGVTLQSSNTRTALSGLSLRGASAGLGQISLDGVPLYSSTPGAFNLTGFPADSIEQVDVVRGAMAPRYGSRALGGVIRLNSRDRKETGVFGHLEGGSYGTLSETLGGSWAGEGMRGTLTASRDDMWDGPSTADPANGNRERDNFWQHQVLGRFHAQPSGEFKLNGTLLYGASRADGDASGLTPALQVGLMDDPNSDSYTENWVAQTTASADISQAWTSSLQLGFTRNRQNGHSRGTPFGFDQHLLMSRWTNTHPLFGGDGDGSMPALHFVWGGEARYEEGDNASLTPAFQLGGERNTLSGLTELRGQWGRWSGLLGTTLDHYSDFETNPTFYAGLNGWVLDTLQVRASGGHGYRPPTLKEWYFEPVFGNRNLRPEQGWSAETGVDWLPTSTQRLSVTGYYADYRDLIRVAFAPTSPLLLTNINVPRAQLWGFEVEGETTWGYGLMTGINYTYTHSEDLDTGEELVRQPQHQGRVYGQWRIPETPLSLWVETVYRSGNYQDQAHQIHIDEAVRINAQLAYHYSPQWQLYVRGENLADDRTEELYSFTYRGATVLAGFRGGF
- a CDS encoding BTAD domain-containing putative transcriptional regulator, translating into MPKHQKEFQVDNKNKPPRIAKLTRPVNRSTVARPRLFDVMDAAEHARVIWIQGPPGAGKTLLASSYSESRLVDTLWLQIDAGDTDIATFFHYLGLAGHRQGKPLPALTPEYLLGLAIFSRRFMEVLCESLETPAMLVLDNYEHLPPEAPLHHLMPVLAESLPPGVRLAVTSRDEPPPSLARLRVHGTMLCLDGSDLALTLTEIENLASRTCQPVPDHHTLAMLHAQTQGWMAGVVLMLAQGAKLPAASPSQILFDYFAGEFFADLPEAIGDAFMRTALMPTLTGEQAATLSGETAIVEALADLQRRNYFITERNETPPVFEYHPLFRSFLQARAIKRFDPEEWQTVQRQTAALLGESGLIDDAVRLYADAGAFNEMAHLLVRIAPQWLAQGRHQTLVQYLRQLPEDIRETSPWLAFWMGLGLLPLDSHSARLQFEAAYERFKPLADSTGLYSSWAGIMQALFLAMGDRAPAKRWIAEMEWLRDAYPEFPSPEIELRVYSGYAIMQWIDPLHPLILKASERIKDLVENESALLSQTWAASHVAGMLCWLGHSARAVRLLERLAPFVPGDAPPTMRINYLYVCASVLPIHGAAQKALATTREALDLAQETGILAFNGPLLVQRAVSALVAGEVDVAEETLARFIGSIPPPTPPVIRALHDYLMALSFAQRGSLEHAGELIAQASEAFRSLNAMLCHQICTVFLAWFQALRGLHEDARRSLSNAKSIFGGVVNPVIYACIAMAEAYIAYETKDEGLGDQMLARALAIARSTDSIPWGLLGPARTAPLYLRALTHGLEADCARSLVRRVPVSPPENCGNDWPWPVKIYALDGFRIQLDERLLEESGKSQRKPMELLMWLLSQNSRDAAAEHASDALWPDADGDLAVRSLNTTLHRLRKLLDCPDAISMRDNRIRLERRQIWADLWQFESLLEQASSAARGSDAEGAADLRARALPLYQADFLQHVNTPWAAVRRERLRNEFQQHLCALAQHLDEQGRCEDACGWYLRGLAVDDTAEVFYHGCISLYLRHQRHPEARAVYERCLTVFQALRDSAPPASLQILSRQLAVG
- a CDS encoding phosphoserine transaminase codes for the protein MLTPNQTNFSGGPGALPETVLQQLQEAMLAVPGVGLSILGISHRSDWFAGVVAELEGNVRRLMGLSDDYHVLFLQGGATQQFSMLAMNLLAGKTSPADYVLTGYWSGKALPEARREGPVRVVWDGAADGFRRLPRDEEMVFSPEAPYLHYVSNETVEGLQFRRILGRDEVPRVCDMSSDFLSFPADYQRFAMIYAHAQKNIGPAGVTVVIVKDEVLKGMPDHLPSFLNYHTQKAAHSIYNTPPVFAMYVVLLVTRWLLEEIGGLANMDAINTRKANRLYQALDDSDGFYIGRAAVPDRSRMNVVFNLRTPQLEAQFLEAAEAAGFSGLKGHRSIGGIRASIYNGLELPAVESLVDFMDAFRQRAMNTSGQGKGSAAAPKVGQEVEL
- a CDS encoding ATP-grasp domain-containing protein; amino-acid sequence: MLQISYKEQLRHNAIVCLGDIPPGKLALFLAPVFPGSPSELLSFSGTAPRLAPSIYLKVPAVISTSDPNPWMRFFDRPVEHRLAPAPDALVEFLAEYQAAQGAEAVPVAMVAPDDFMDDVHGAIAGMPDQVKAALESCLLGVFFVSGIGSSAITDAVTLGDGTLIGCVVAIDVEALKDRRANDWCTWKENSPFRDEPGFGLKARLAAPEWDSRAAALQFLLLHEFGHVLATGRNLMPDWWLPASEFAEPDAYRFLPLSWTKGPEGSLVPKDGKDFPGRAQASFYGTPRLPGSAMLKIYQALEETAFPTLYAATNVYDDFAECFASYVHAVLMGKPLQVDIIQNGVVAFRSESFWDAPRAREKRAFMDAFLRELAEPEIAPFLGLAPFLRMSIAGDDLRAAAQRLLIQANQQRGNAHCWMNLATAFFALGLRDLALSIQEQALAMQRLYTIEAARQPVRFRLLMLMAPGDLAENTPLDCLLENSDVELICYYASAQDPLPEPMPEHDAVIVAISDKRDNGRILKALQPLLDCWPKPVINRPQFIPNTDRGRASELLQGIDGLTLPLTHRLTREALHSIMQGEVRLESLFPDCRFPVILRPVGSQAGRDLARIARPGEIASYLDEVVAEPEFFIARFIDYSGTDGLFRKFRVALLRGRPFACHMGISSHWMIHYVNAGMYEDAAKRSEELRFMEGFDTFVQRHGAALQTVYERFGLDYVCIDCAETRGGDLLIFEIDHIMVVHAMDSETLFPFKQVHMRKFQNAFEDFLYQLPAGERAAG